One segment of Triticum aestivum cultivar Chinese Spring chromosome 2A, IWGSC CS RefSeq v2.1, whole genome shotgun sequence DNA contains the following:
- the LOC123186703 gene encoding cationic peroxidase SPC4, whose translation MAMASSSGGAGSLVLAFVTVAVLLSPALSAPLDSTGFHSATCPQLESIVRSSVQTALQREVALAAGLLRIFFHDCFPQGCDASVYLKGSGTEQAMGPNSTLQPRALQLVEDIRAKVHAACGATVSCADISALATRDAVVLSGGPNYTVPQGQFDSLAPASANVVNGLPSPATASVTTLARAFSAKGLRDLADLVALSGAHTVGRTGCPFFADRAQRMDDTFSRRLAANCSAPSPRPQNLDVVTPDLFDNGYYRALVNSQGVFTSDMALIKDRTTAPIVRQFAQSKDAFFAQFAKSMAKLATAPRPGGNVGEIRRSCFSRNARRAIDTIVDAGEEEGFAASA comes from the coding sequence ATGGCGATggcgagcagcagcggcggcgcaGGCTCACTGGTTCTGGCCTTCGTTACCGTCGCCGTTCTGCTCTCCCCAGCCCTGTCCGCCCCTCTGGACAGCACCGGCTTCCACTCGGCGACGTGCCCGCAGCTGGAGAGCATCGTGCGGTCCTCCGTGCAGACGGCGCTCCAGCGTGAGGTGGCGCTCGCCGCCGGCCTGCTCCGCATCTTCTTCCACGACTGCTTCCCACAGGGCTGCGACGCGTCTGTGTACCTCAAGGGCAGCGGCACGGAGCAGGCCATGGGGCCCAACAGCACGCTGCAGCCGCGCGCGCTGCAGCTCGTGGAGGACATCCGCGCCAAGGTGCACGCGGCGTGCGGCGCCACCGTGTCGTGCGCCGACATCTCGGCGCTCGCCACCCGCGACGCCGTCGTGCTCTCCGGCGGCCCCAACTACACCGTGCCGCAGGGCCAGTTCGACAGCCTCGCCCCTGCGTCGGCGAACGTCGTCAACGGCCTCCCGTCGCCGGCAACTGCCAGCGTCACCACCCTCGCCCGCGCCTTCAGCGCCAAGggcctccgcgacctcgccgaccTGGTGGCGCTCTCCGGCGCCCACACCGTCGGGAGGACGGGCTGCCCGTTCTTCGCCGACCGGGCCCAGCGCATGGACGACACCTTCTCCCGGAGGCTGGCGGCCAACTGCAGCGCCCCCTCGCCCCGGCCACAGAACCTGGACGTGGTGACCCCCGACCTGTTCGACAATGGGTACTACAGGGCGCTGGTGAACAGCCAGGGCGTGTTCACCTCCGACATGGCGCTCATCAAGGACCGCACCACGGCGCCCATCGTGAGGCAGTTCGCGCAGAGCAAGGACGCCTTCTTCGCGCAGTTCGCCAAGTCCATGGCCAAGCTCGCCACCGCGCCGAGGCCCGGCGGGAACGTCGGCGAGATCCGCCGCAGCTGCTTCAGCCGCAACGCCCGGCGCGCCATCGACACCATcgtcgacgccggcgaggaggagggattCGCGGCTTCTGCCTGA